In Anthonomus grandis grandis chromosome 6, icAntGran1.3, whole genome shotgun sequence, one DNA window encodes the following:
- the LOC126737909 gene encoding neuropeptide-like 1 isoform X5, which produces MGSLGLINFCVFCVLVVGLLIDNKVKSDNSYDMELFELLDALLNPQEGESMQIMSLRKLLLKEIEKELKSEIDDDNYGIAAIKYALFDPNSNPEKRNLESLARAGLWYKTPPQTEDANYKRSSMNIRKSDSIPLELLPYTSEKRGIEALARNGELHKPRNYRTMLENFDLKRNLASLAQTYNFPVSKAAGFGKRTIGSIAKNGDLPYVYGKRNIQSLARDGALGKRSTEYVDSPAEAKRSIQSLKSQQRGKRQATEYFDNEMVYQMPPDYEDILQELAAVHPELYAVEDKRFLGRIPQMGKPKTTAIPKSRRYH; this is translated from the exons ATGGGCAGTCTCGGCTTGATcaatttttgtgtgttttgtgtCTTAGTGGTTGGGTTGCTGATTGATAATAAG GTAAAATCAGACAATTCTTATGATATGGAGCTATTCGAGCTGTTAGATGCTCTACTTAATCCACAAGAAGGAGAATCTATGCAAATAATGTCACTCAGAAAGTTACtcttaaaagaaattgaaaaagaactTAAATCTGAAATCGACGATGATAATTATGGcat TGCTGCAATAAAATACGCTTTATTTGATCCAAACAGTAATCCGGAAAAACGTAACTTAGAATCTCTGGCCAGGGCCGGGCTATGGTATAAAACTCCTCCTCAAACTGAAGATGCGAATTATAAGCGAAGCTCTATGAATATTCGAAAAAGCGACTCTATCCCTCTAGAACTTCTTCCGTACACAAGCGAAAAGCGTG GTATAGAAGCATTAGCTAGAAATGGCGAATTACACAAGCCTCGAAACTACCGCACCATGCTGGAAAATTTTGACCTTAAACGTAACTTAGCTAGTTTAGCACAGACATATAACTTCCCGGTAAGCAAAGCAGCTGGGTTTGGTAAGCGAACTATAGGAAGTATAGCCAAAAACGGAGACTTACCTTATGTATATGGAAAGCGCAATATTCAATCTCTAGCCAGAGACGGAGCACTAGGAAAAAGGTCTACGG AATACGTAGATTCACCTGCAGAAGCCAAACGTTCAATCCAGTCTCTAAAGTCGCAACAGCGAGGAAAACGTCAAGCAACTGAATATTTCGACAATGAAATGGTTTATCAGATGCCCCCGGATTACGAAGACATTTTGCAGGAATTAGCGGCGGTTCATCCTGAACTTTACGCGGTAGAAGATAAACGGTTTCTTG GTCGGATTCCACAGATGGGAAAACCAAAGACTACAGCTATACCAAAGTCTCGTCGATACCATTAG
- the LOC126737909 gene encoding uncharacterized protein LOC126737909 isoform X2: MGSLGLINFCVFCVLVVGLLIDNKVKSDNSYDMELFELLDALLNPQEGESMQIMSLRKLLLKEIEKELKSEIDDDNYGIAAIKYALFDPNSNPEKRNLESLARAGLWYKTPPQTEDANYKRSSMNIRKSDSIPLELLPYTSEKRGIEALARNGELHKPRNYRTMLENFDLKRNLASLAQTYNFPVSKAAGFGKRTIGSIAKNGDLPYVYGKRNIQSLARDGALGKRSTDSPAEAKRSIQSLKSQQRGKRQATEYFDNEMVYQMPPDYEDILQELAAVHPELYAVEDKRFLGSVAKSGWFRPSSYSSFSSLPEKRHVAALARLGWLPSYRSIRRFNRSGRSFLRSNGDDICKSTKSDSTDGKTKDYSYTKVSSIPLDSKRYLLQPAVDNILLRKVFRPPRMTLF, encoded by the exons ATGGGCAGTCTCGGCTTGATcaatttttgtgtgttttgtgtCTTAGTGGTTGGGTTGCTGATTGATAATAAG GTAAAATCAGACAATTCTTATGATATGGAGCTATTCGAGCTGTTAGATGCTCTACTTAATCCACAAGAAGGAGAATCTATGCAAATAATGTCACTCAGAAAGTTACtcttaaaagaaattgaaaaagaactTAAATCTGAAATCGACGATGATAATTATGGcat TGCTGCAATAAAATACGCTTTATTTGATCCAAACAGTAATCCGGAAAAACGTAACTTAGAATCTCTGGCCAGGGCCGGGCTATGGTATAAAACTCCTCCTCAAACTGAAGATGCGAATTATAAGCGAAGCTCTATGAATATTCGAAAAAGCGACTCTATCCCTCTAGAACTTCTTCCGTACACAAGCGAAAAGCGTG GTATAGAAGCATTAGCTAGAAATGGCGAATTACACAAGCCTCGAAACTACCGCACCATGCTGGAAAATTTTGACCTTAAACGTAACTTAGCTAGTTTAGCACAGACATATAACTTCCCGGTAAGCAAAGCAGCTGGGTTTGGTAAGCGAACTATAGGAAGTATAGCCAAAAACGGAGACTTACCTTATGTATATGGAAAGCGCAATATTCAATCTCTAGCCAGAGACGGAGCACTAGGAAAAAGGTCTACGG ATTCACCTGCAGAAGCCAAACGTTCAATCCAGTCTCTAAAGTCGCAACAGCGAGGAAAACGTCAAGCAACTGAATATTTCGACAATGAAATGGTTTATCAGATGCCCCCGGATTACGAAGACATTTTGCAGGAATTAGCGGCGGTTCATCCTGAACTTTACGCGGTAGAAGATAAACGGTTTCTTG GATCTGTAGCAAAATCCGGCTGGTTTCGACCAAGCAGCTACTCCAGTTTCTCCTCACTACCAGAAAAACGTCACGTGGCAGCCTTGGCCAGACTTGGTTGGTTACCGTCTTACAGGTCCATCAGGCGATTTAACAGGTCCGGACGGTCCTTTTTACGGTCCAACGGTGATGACATTTGCAAGTCCACAAA GTCGGATTCCACAGATGGGAAAACCAAAGACTACAGCTATACCAAAGTCTCGTCGATACCATTAGATAGCAAACGTTATCTTTTACAGCCAGCTGTAGACAATATTCTTTTGCGAAAAGTATTTAGGCCTCCAAGAATGACAttgttttaa
- the LOC126737909 gene encoding uncharacterized protein LOC126737909 isoform X4, whose product MGSLGLINFCVFCVLVVGLLIDNKVKSDNSYDMELFELLDALLNPQEGESMQIMSLRKLLLKEIEKELKSEIDDDNYGIAAIKYALFDPNSNPEKRNLESLARAGLWYKTPPQTEDANYKRSSMNIRKSDSIPLELLPYTSEKRGIEALARNGELHKPRNYRTMLENFDLKRNLASLAQTYNFPVSKAAGFGKRTIGSIAKNGDLPYVYGKRNIQSLARDGALGKRSTEYVDSPAEAKRSIQSLKSQQRGKRQATEYFDNEMVYQMPPDYEDILQELAAVHPELYAVEDKRFLGSVAKSGWFRPSSYSSFSSLPEKRHVAALARLGWLPSYRSIRRFNRSGRSFLRSNGDDICKSTK is encoded by the exons ATGGGCAGTCTCGGCTTGATcaatttttgtgtgttttgtgtCTTAGTGGTTGGGTTGCTGATTGATAATAAG GTAAAATCAGACAATTCTTATGATATGGAGCTATTCGAGCTGTTAGATGCTCTACTTAATCCACAAGAAGGAGAATCTATGCAAATAATGTCACTCAGAAAGTTACtcttaaaagaaattgaaaaagaactTAAATCTGAAATCGACGATGATAATTATGGcat TGCTGCAATAAAATACGCTTTATTTGATCCAAACAGTAATCCGGAAAAACGTAACTTAGAATCTCTGGCCAGGGCCGGGCTATGGTATAAAACTCCTCCTCAAACTGAAGATGCGAATTATAAGCGAAGCTCTATGAATATTCGAAAAAGCGACTCTATCCCTCTAGAACTTCTTCCGTACACAAGCGAAAAGCGTG GTATAGAAGCATTAGCTAGAAATGGCGAATTACACAAGCCTCGAAACTACCGCACCATGCTGGAAAATTTTGACCTTAAACGTAACTTAGCTAGTTTAGCACAGACATATAACTTCCCGGTAAGCAAAGCAGCTGGGTTTGGTAAGCGAACTATAGGAAGTATAGCCAAAAACGGAGACTTACCTTATGTATATGGAAAGCGCAATATTCAATCTCTAGCCAGAGACGGAGCACTAGGAAAAAGGTCTACGG AATACGTAGATTCACCTGCAGAAGCCAAACGTTCAATCCAGTCTCTAAAGTCGCAACAGCGAGGAAAACGTCAAGCAACTGAATATTTCGACAATGAAATGGTTTATCAGATGCCCCCGGATTACGAAGACATTTTGCAGGAATTAGCGGCGGTTCATCCTGAACTTTACGCGGTAGAAGATAAACGGTTTCTTG GATCTGTAGCAAAATCCGGCTGGTTTCGACCAAGCAGCTACTCCAGTTTCTCCTCACTACCAGAAAAACGTCACGTGGCAGCCTTGGCCAGACTTGGTTGGTTACCGTCTTACAGGTCCATCAGGCGATTTAACAGGTCCGGACGGTCCTTTTTACGGTCCAACGGTGATGACATTTGCAAGTCCACAAAGTAA
- the LOC126737909 gene encoding uncharacterized protein LOC126737909 isoform X1, with product MGSLGLINFCVFCVLVVGLLIDNKVKSDNSYDMELFELLDALLNPQEGESMQIMSLRKLLLKEIEKELKSEIDDDNYGIAAIKYALFDPNSNPEKRNLESLARAGLWYKTPPQTEDANYKRSSMNIRKSDSIPLELLPYTSEKRGIEALARNGELHKPRNYRTMLENFDLKRNLASLAQTYNFPVSKAAGFGKRTIGSIAKNGDLPYVYGKRNIQSLARDGALGKRSTEYVDSPAEAKRSIQSLKSQQRGKRQATEYFDNEMVYQMPPDYEDILQELAAVHPELYAVEDKRFLGSVAKSGWFRPSSYSSFSSLPEKRHVAALARLGWLPSYRSIRRFNRSGRSFLRSNGDDICKSTKSDSTDGKTKDYSYTKVSSIPLDSKRYLLQPAVDNILLRKVFRPPRMTLF from the exons ATGGGCAGTCTCGGCTTGATcaatttttgtgtgttttgtgtCTTAGTGGTTGGGTTGCTGATTGATAATAAG GTAAAATCAGACAATTCTTATGATATGGAGCTATTCGAGCTGTTAGATGCTCTACTTAATCCACAAGAAGGAGAATCTATGCAAATAATGTCACTCAGAAAGTTACtcttaaaagaaattgaaaaagaactTAAATCTGAAATCGACGATGATAATTATGGcat TGCTGCAATAAAATACGCTTTATTTGATCCAAACAGTAATCCGGAAAAACGTAACTTAGAATCTCTGGCCAGGGCCGGGCTATGGTATAAAACTCCTCCTCAAACTGAAGATGCGAATTATAAGCGAAGCTCTATGAATATTCGAAAAAGCGACTCTATCCCTCTAGAACTTCTTCCGTACACAAGCGAAAAGCGTG GTATAGAAGCATTAGCTAGAAATGGCGAATTACACAAGCCTCGAAACTACCGCACCATGCTGGAAAATTTTGACCTTAAACGTAACTTAGCTAGTTTAGCACAGACATATAACTTCCCGGTAAGCAAAGCAGCTGGGTTTGGTAAGCGAACTATAGGAAGTATAGCCAAAAACGGAGACTTACCTTATGTATATGGAAAGCGCAATATTCAATCTCTAGCCAGAGACGGAGCACTAGGAAAAAGGTCTACGG AATACGTAGATTCACCTGCAGAAGCCAAACGTTCAATCCAGTCTCTAAAGTCGCAACAGCGAGGAAAACGTCAAGCAACTGAATATTTCGACAATGAAATGGTTTATCAGATGCCCCCGGATTACGAAGACATTTTGCAGGAATTAGCGGCGGTTCATCCTGAACTTTACGCGGTAGAAGATAAACGGTTTCTTG GATCTGTAGCAAAATCCGGCTGGTTTCGACCAAGCAGCTACTCCAGTTTCTCCTCACTACCAGAAAAACGTCACGTGGCAGCCTTGGCCAGACTTGGTTGGTTACCGTCTTACAGGTCCATCAGGCGATTTAACAGGTCCGGACGGTCCTTTTTACGGTCCAACGGTGATGACATTTGCAAGTCCACAAA GTCGGATTCCACAGATGGGAAAACCAAAGACTACAGCTATACCAAAGTCTCGTCGATACCATTAGATAGCAAACGTTATCTTTTACAGCCAGCTGTAGACAATATTCTTTTGCGAAAAGTATTTAGGCCTCCAAGAATGACAttgttttaa
- the LOC126737909 gene encoding uncharacterized protein LOC126737909 isoform X3: MGSLGLINFCVFCVLVVGLLIDNKVKSDNSYDMELFELLDALLNPQEGESMQIMSLRKLLLKEIEKELKSEIDDDNYGINPEKRNLESLARAGLWYKTPPQTEDANYKRSSMNIRKSDSIPLELLPYTSEKRGIEALARNGELHKPRNYRTMLENFDLKRNLASLAQTYNFPVSKAAGFGKRTIGSIAKNGDLPYVYGKRNIQSLARDGALGKRSTEYVDSPAEAKRSIQSLKSQQRGKRQATEYFDNEMVYQMPPDYEDILQELAAVHPELYAVEDKRFLGSVAKSGWFRPSSYSSFSSLPEKRHVAALARLGWLPSYRSIRRFNRSGRSFLRSNGDDICKSTKSDSTDGKTKDYSYTKVSSIPLDSKRYLLQPAVDNILLRKVFRPPRMTLF; the protein is encoded by the exons ATGGGCAGTCTCGGCTTGATcaatttttgtgtgttttgtgtCTTAGTGGTTGGGTTGCTGATTGATAATAAG GTAAAATCAGACAATTCTTATGATATGGAGCTATTCGAGCTGTTAGATGCTCTACTTAATCCACAAGAAGGAGAATCTATGCAAATAATGTCACTCAGAAAGTTACtcttaaaagaaattgaaaaagaactTAAATCTGAAATCGACGATGATAATTATGGcat TAATCCGGAAAAACGTAACTTAGAATCTCTGGCCAGGGCCGGGCTATGGTATAAAACTCCTCCTCAAACTGAAGATGCGAATTATAAGCGAAGCTCTATGAATATTCGAAAAAGCGACTCTATCCCTCTAGAACTTCTTCCGTACACAAGCGAAAAGCGTG GTATAGAAGCATTAGCTAGAAATGGCGAATTACACAAGCCTCGAAACTACCGCACCATGCTGGAAAATTTTGACCTTAAACGTAACTTAGCTAGTTTAGCACAGACATATAACTTCCCGGTAAGCAAAGCAGCTGGGTTTGGTAAGCGAACTATAGGAAGTATAGCCAAAAACGGAGACTTACCTTATGTATATGGAAAGCGCAATATTCAATCTCTAGCCAGAGACGGAGCACTAGGAAAAAGGTCTACGG AATACGTAGATTCACCTGCAGAAGCCAAACGTTCAATCCAGTCTCTAAAGTCGCAACAGCGAGGAAAACGTCAAGCAACTGAATATTTCGACAATGAAATGGTTTATCAGATGCCCCCGGATTACGAAGACATTTTGCAGGAATTAGCGGCGGTTCATCCTGAACTTTACGCGGTAGAAGATAAACGGTTTCTTG GATCTGTAGCAAAATCCGGCTGGTTTCGACCAAGCAGCTACTCCAGTTTCTCCTCACTACCAGAAAAACGTCACGTGGCAGCCTTGGCCAGACTTGGTTGGTTACCGTCTTACAGGTCCATCAGGCGATTTAACAGGTCCGGACGGTCCTTTTTACGGTCCAACGGTGATGACATTTGCAAGTCCACAAA GTCGGATTCCACAGATGGGAAAACCAAAGACTACAGCTATACCAAAGTCTCGTCGATACCATTAGATAGCAAACGTTATCTTTTACAGCCAGCTGTAGACAATATTCTTTTGCGAAAAGTATTTAGGCCTCCAAGAATGACAttgttttaa